The DNA region ACCAGCTGGGCGGCAAGATCTACGGCATCGAGTCGGGGTCCGGCGCCAACACGGCGATCAAGAAGATGATCGACGAGAACCAGTTCGGCCTCGGCGGCTTCAAGCTGGTGGAGTCCAGCGAGGCGGCGATGCTCACTGCCGTGTCGCGCGCGGTGAAGAACCACAAGCCGGTGGTGTTCTTCGGCTGGAAGCCGCACCCGATGAACATCCAGATGCCGATCACCTACCTCACCGGCAGCAATGACGTGTTCGGCCCCAACGACGGCGCCGCCACGGTCTCCACTGTCACGGCGCCGGACTTCGCCCAGCGCTGCCCCAACGCCGATCGCCTGCTGACCAACCTGCGCTTTTCCAGCGAACAGGAGAGCCGCCTGATGCAGCCGATCATGGAGCGCGAGGCGCCGTCCAAGGTCGCCCGCGACTGGCTCAAGGCCAACCCCGAGGTGGTCAAGGCCTGGCTGGCCGGGGTGACCACCTTCGACGGCAAGGACGGCGCCGAGACGGTCATCGCTTCGCTCAAGTAAGTCCCGACGCTTCACCGCAGTCATCGACCCACGCCCGTGCGCGGTCCGCCGCGCACGGCACCCGATCGCCCCGAGAAAGGATGTTGCAACCGTGAACCATGAAGTCATCGTCACCTGTGCGGTAACCGGCGCCGGCGATACCGTCGGCAAGCACCCGGCCATCCCGGTCACCCCGAAGGAGATCGCCGCGGCCGCCATCGAGGCGGCCAAGGCCGGCGCCACGGTCGCCCACTGCCACGTGCGCGACCCGCGCACCGGCAAGCCCAGCCGCGACGTGGCGCTCTACCGCGAGGTGGTCGAGCGCATCCGTGAAAGCGACACCGATGTGATCATCAACCTCACCGCCGGCATGGGCGGGGACCTCGAGATCGGCAAGGGCGAGCAGCCCCTGGAGTTCGGCGCCGGCACCGACCTGGTGGGCCCGCTGGAGCGGCTCAAGCACGTCGAGGAGCTGTTGCCGGAGATCTGCACCCTGGACTGCGGCACGCTCAATTTCGGCGATGGCGACTTCATCTACGTCTCCACCCCGGCGCAGTTGCGTGCCGGCGCCAAGCGCATCACCGAGCTGGGCGTGAAGGCCGAACTGGAAATCTTCGACACCGGCCACCTGTGGTTCGCCAAGCAGATGCTCAAGGAAGGATTGCTGGACGACCCGCTGTTCCAGATCTGCCTGGGCATCCCCTGGGGAGCACCGGCGGACACCACCACCATGAAGGCCATGGCCGACAACCTGCCGCCGGGCGCCACCTGGGCCGGCTTCGGCATCGGCCGCTCGCAGATGCCGATGGTGGCCCAGGCCATGTTGCTGGGCGGCAACGTGCGCGTCGGCCTGGAGGACAACATCTGGCTGGACCGTGGCGTGCACGCCAGCAACGGCCAGTTGGTGGAGCGCGCGGTGGAGATCATCGAACGCCTCGGCGGCCGCGCCCTGAGCCCGGCCGAGGGCCGCGAGAAGATGAACCTCAAGCGTCGCGGCTGACGTTTCCCCCGTAGCCCGGGCTTCGGCCCGGGAACCCCATAGCGGATACAGACCAGGAGCCACCATGGCCTTCATCACCCACATCAGGACCTTCGCCGCCCTTGGCAGCGGCGTCATCGGCAGCGGCTGGGTCGCCCGTGCCCTGGCCCACGGCCTCGACGTTGTCGCCTGGGACCCGGCACCCGGCGCCGAGGCCGCCCTGCGTGCGCGCATCGCCAACGCCTGGCCGGCGCTGCAGAAGCAGGGGCTGGCGCCCGGCGCCTCCCCGGAGCGGCTGCGCTTCGTCGAGACGGTCGAGGAATGCGTGCGCGATGCCGATTTCATCCAGGAAAGCGCGCCCGAGCGGCTCGACCTGAAGCTCGACCTGCACGCCCGCATCAGCGCGGCGGCGCGCCCGGAGGCGATCATCGGCTCCAGTACGTCCGGGCTGCTGCCCAGCGACTTCTACGCCGACGCCGTGCACCCGGAACGCTGTGTGGTGGGGCACCCGTTCAACCCGGTCTACCTGTTGCCGCTGGTGGAGGTGGTGGGGGGTGAGAAGACCGCGCCCGAAGCCGTGCAGGCGGCGATCGAGGTCTACACCGCACTGGGCATGCGCCCGCTGCACGTGCGCAAGGAGGTGCCGGGCT from Pseudomonas tohonis includes:
- a CDS encoding 3-keto-5-aminohexanoate cleavage protein, whose protein sequence is MNHEVIVTCAVTGAGDTVGKHPAIPVTPKEIAAAAIEAAKAGATVAHCHVRDPRTGKPSRDVALYREVVERIRESDTDVIINLTAGMGGDLEIGKGEQPLEFGAGTDLVGPLERLKHVEELLPEICTLDCGTLNFGDGDFIYVSTPAQLRAGAKRITELGVKAELEIFDTGHLWFAKQMLKEGLLDDPLFQICLGIPWGAPADTTTMKAMADNLPPGATWAGFGIGRSQMPMVAQAMLLGGNVRVGLEDNIWLDRGVHASNGQLVERAVEIIERLGGRALSPAEGREKMNLKRRG
- a CDS encoding L-carnitine dehydrogenase: MAFITHIRTFAALGSGVIGSGWVARALAHGLDVVAWDPAPGAEAALRARIANAWPALQKQGLAPGASPERLRFVETVEECVRDADFIQESAPERLDLKLDLHARISAAARPEAIIGSSTSGLLPSDFYADAVHPERCVVGHPFNPVYLLPLVEVVGGEKTAPEAVQAAIEVYTALGMRPLHVRKEVPGFIADRLLEALWREALHLVNDGVASTGEIDDAIRFGAGLRWSFMGTFLTYTLAGGNAGMRHFMAQFGPALQLPWTYLPAPELTEALIDSVVEGTREQQGSRSIAELERYRDDCLLAVLDAVKATKEKHGFAFAD
- the choX gene encoding choline ABC transporter substrate-binding protein translates to MKGLNAFAGCCLLTLFSSTLMAADDASCQKIRIGAVGWTDVVATTAVASELLAGLGYETTQTQASQQIIFAGIQKKQVDVFLGYWKPIMDDNIQPFLDSGSVKVAPQPSLDDAVAVLAVPTYTAEEGLRTFADIARYKDQLGGKIYGIESGSGANTAIKKMIDENQFGLGGFKLVESSEAAMLTAVSRAVKNHKPVVFFGWKPHPMNIQMPITYLTGSNDVFGPNDGAATVSTVTAPDFAQRCPNADRLLTNLRFSSEQESRLMQPIMEREAPSKVARDWLKANPEVVKAWLAGVTTFDGKDGAETVIASLK